Proteins encoded by one window of Geobacter sp. DSM 9736:
- the hpnK gene encoding hopanoid biosynthesis-associated protein HpnK: MKELIINADDFGLCSSVNDAVLKGWREGILTSASLMMGGAACAEAVQLAQENPGLQVGLHLTLVQGRAVESHSGFPTIAAHDGSFSTDPVLSGMRFFFIKQLRKQLRREIEGQLKAFAATGLRLSHIDGHLNIHLHPTVFHILRELMPEYGIRSFRLTRERLRPNLAIDRGRIFGKAADAFIFSQLSQRSRPWLDQVGISYADEVKGLLSSGGMTEEYLLAALDGLGEGLTEIYFHPGSRPCPEIARWMPDYRHEEELAALTSPRVKQKMSELGVRLRNYRGEEKTYA, translated from the coding sequence ATGAAAGAGCTCATCATAAATGCCGACGACTTCGGCCTCTGCAGCAGCGTGAACGATGCGGTCCTCAAGGGGTGGCGAGAAGGGATACTGACGAGCGCGTCCCTCATGATGGGAGGCGCGGCGTGTGCCGAAGCCGTTCAGCTTGCCCAAGAGAACCCGGGGCTACAGGTCGGTCTGCACCTGACCCTGGTGCAGGGACGGGCGGTGGAATCTCATTCCGGATTCCCCACCATTGCCGCCCATGACGGCAGCTTCAGCACCGATCCGGTTCTTTCGGGGATGAGGTTCTTCTTCATAAAACAACTCCGCAAGCAGCTTCGCCGGGAGATCGAGGGGCAGTTGAAGGCTTTTGCAGCCACCGGTCTGCGCCTCTCCCACATTGACGGACATCTGAACATACACCTCCATCCAACCGTCTTCCATATCCTCCGGGAGCTCATGCCCGAGTACGGCATCCGCAGTTTTCGTCTCACCCGCGAGCGGCTCCGGCCCAATCTTGCCATCGACCGGGGGCGTATTTTTGGAAAGGCCGCGGACGCCTTCATCTTCTCCCAGTTGTCGCAACGGAGTCGCCCATGGCTCGACCAGGTCGGGATCTCCTATGCGGACGAGGTGAAGGGGCTCCTCAGTTCGGGAGGAATGACCGAAGAGTACCTTCTGGCAGCACTTGATGGCCTGGGAGAGGGGCTCACAGAAATTTACTTTCACCCCGGGTCCCGCCCCTGCCCGGAAATTGCGCGCTGGATGCCTGACTATCGGCATGAGGAGGAGCTGGCGGCGCTCACGAGTCCACGGGTGAAGCAGAAGATGTCCGAACTCGGAGTCAGGCTGAGAAATTATCGAGGAGAGGAAAAAACGTATGCTTAA
- the hpnJ gene encoding hopanoid biosynthesis associated radical SAM protein HpnJ, translating to MKPLFLNPPTFEDFDGGAGARYQASREVTSFWYPTWLCFPAGMIPGSRVVDAPVQRFDLDECLRIARDYDMVVMYTSTPTLHIDVETARRIKEQNPRTVTVLTGPHVTVLPEESLLFAKGAVDIVCRGEFDYSTMELCEGREWERVDGISFVRDGKVVHTPDRAPIADLDALPFASQVYARDLPINEYVIPHFLHPYVSIYSSRGCPSKCIYCLWPQTFSGRTMRTRSAENVFEEVKWIVNNIPGVREISFDDDTFTADRRHAREVAARLKPLGISWTINARANCDFDTLKVMREAGLRHVVVGFESGNDQILKNVKKGVTKQQAIEFTRNCKKLGLSVHGAFIMGLPGESRETIQETIEFAKCMDLNSIQASLASPYPGTEFYELCKKEGWIASESFLDDTGHQTCVIGYPHLSNKEIFDAVELFYNKFYFRPKYIMRSIGRMIVNAEERKKLLKEGRQYLEYMRKRKQAGAC from the coding sequence ATGAAGCCATTGTTTTTGAACCCACCGACATTCGAGGATTTCGACGGCGGAGCCGGCGCGCGCTATCAGGCTTCGCGGGAGGTAACCTCCTTCTGGTACCCAACCTGGCTCTGTTTTCCCGCCGGCATGATCCCGGGAAGCCGCGTAGTGGACGCCCCGGTGCAGCGTTTCGATCTTGACGAGTGTCTGCGGATTGCGCGGGATTACGACATGGTCGTCATGTACACGTCTACGCCGACGCTTCACATAGACGTTGAGACCGCCCGCCGGATTAAGGAGCAGAATCCCCGGACGGTGACGGTTCTCACCGGCCCCCACGTAACGGTGCTTCCGGAGGAGTCGCTTCTTTTCGCCAAGGGAGCGGTGGACATCGTATGCCGCGGGGAGTTCGACTACTCCACCATGGAGCTCTGCGAGGGGCGCGAGTGGGAGCGGGTCGACGGCATCAGTTTCGTGCGGGATGGTAAGGTGGTGCACACGCCGGACCGGGCCCCGATTGCCGATCTGGATGCGCTTCCTTTCGCTAGCCAGGTTTACGCACGCGATCTTCCCATAAATGAATACGTCATCCCCCATTTCCTTCACCCGTATGTATCCATCTACTCGAGCCGCGGCTGTCCCTCCAAGTGCATCTACTGTCTTTGGCCGCAAACCTTCTCCGGCCGTACCATGCGGACCCGCTCTGCCGAGAACGTCTTTGAAGAGGTGAAATGGATCGTCAATAACATTCCCGGCGTCCGTGAGATCTCCTTCGACGACGACACATTCACCGCCGATCGAAGGCATGCCCGCGAGGTGGCTGCCAGGTTGAAGCCGCTGGGCATCTCCTGGACCATCAACGCCCGAGCCAACTGTGATTTCGATACACTCAAGGTAATGCGGGAAGCGGGGCTGCGGCACGTGGTGGTGGGCTTCGAATCGGGGAATGATCAGATCCTGAAGAATGTGAAAAAAGGTGTTACCAAGCAGCAGGCGATAGAGTTCACCCGCAACTGCAAAAAGCTAGGGCTTTCGGTGCACGGGGCGTTCATCATGGGCCTTCCGGGGGAAAGCCGTGAGACGATACAGGAGACGATCGAGTTTGCAAAATGCATGGACCTCAACTCGATACAGGCTTCGCTTGCCTCTCCCTATCCTGGGACCGAGTTCTACGAGCTGTGCAAGAAGGAGGGGTGGATAGCCTCCGAGTCCTTCCTCGACGACACCGGGCACCAGACCTGCGTAATCGGATACCCTCACCTGTCGAACAAGGAAATCTTCGACGCGGTGGAGCTTTTCTACAACAAGTTCTACTTCCGCCCCAAGTACATAATGCGCAGCATCGGCAGGATGATCGTGAACGCCGAGGAGCGGAAGAAGCTCCTTAAAGAAGGGCGGCAGTATCTGGAGTATATGAGGAAGCGCAAGCAGGCAGGAGCCTGCTGA
- a CDS encoding DUF3343 domain-containing protein, with protein sequence MVKDGEYVAIFNSIHRVMKAEKLLKEKRFPMLLIPAPRALTSDCGLAIRYAEAERGAVEGALAEADLLPEETYVKQGEAYVRVSG encoded by the coding sequence ATGGTAAAGGATGGGGAATACGTAGCGATATTCAACTCGATCCATCGCGTGATGAAGGCTGAGAAGCTCCTCAAGGAGAAGAGGTTTCCAATGCTCCTCATACCTGCGCCCCGGGCGCTTACCTCAGACTGCGGCCTTGCGATCAGATACGCTGAGGCGGAAAGGGGAGCGGTGGAGGGGGCGCTTGCGGAGGCCGATCTTCTGCCGGAGGAGACGTATGTGAAGCAGGGGGAGGCGTATGTGAGGGTTTCAGGGTAG
- a CDS encoding DUF721 domain-containing protein, translating to MRRPSPVGDLLAAVFRGTPTEKRLQEGAIWQIWDTAVGPRIAERARPVAIRDGILTVTVSSAPWMQQLTFLKKGIIDKLNGMLRQELVRDINLKAGRLEPAADAPKPPQPTARSLNAAERKQVADDTAEIADEELREAFSRLMTRHLQDRMKKK from the coding sequence ATGCGTCGTCCCAGCCCCGTCGGGGACCTGCTTGCAGCAGTCTTCCGTGGCACCCCCACCGAAAAGCGCCTTCAGGAAGGGGCAATCTGGCAGATCTGGGATACGGCGGTGGGGCCGCGGATCGCTGAACGGGCCAGGCCGGTGGCGATCCGCGACGGAATTCTCACGGTCACCGTATCAAGTGCTCCATGGATGCAGCAACTTACCTTCCTGAAGAAGGGGATCATCGACAAGCTTAACGGCATGCTGCGGCAGGAACTTGTTAGGGATATCAATCTGAAGGCGGGCCGCCTCGAACCGGCGGCGGATGCGCCGAAACCTCCTCAACCCACTGCACGGTCATTGAATGCAGCCGAGCGCAAACAGGTGGCCGACGATACGGCCGAGATAGCGGACGAGGAGCTTCGGGAAGCTTTCTCCCGTCTCATGACGCGCCATCTTCAGGACCGGATGAAGAAAAAGTAG
- a CDS encoding tRNA1(Val) (adenine(37)-N6)-methyltransferase: MEQTVDTLKTYGLQITQPRHGYRFSLDPLLLCEFAPKPDGGSVMDLGTGCGIIPLVMARLAPSAELTGVDHQEYMAELALRNIRENGLDGRVRILHEDVLRLRKLFDVSSFDLVLANPPYRRLGTGKVSPRAGRDLARHESTATLADFLETAKFLVRPGGSICLISHPVRLAELFKLSCELKLAPLRLRMVHGTSEAEARMFLVELAKGRKGDLKVLPPLVVRGADGDYSEEVKRMYREGETTFSSSGPEDGAS, encoded by the coding sequence ATGGAACAGACGGTTGATACGCTTAAGACTTACGGGCTGCAGATAACCCAGCCCCGGCACGGATACCGTTTCTCCCTCGATCCGCTGCTTCTTTGCGAGTTTGCGCCGAAGCCGGACGGGGGGAGTGTGATGGACCTGGGTACCGGATGCGGGATCATACCTCTCGTAATGGCGCGTCTTGCGCCATCCGCGGAGCTGACCGGGGTCGATCATCAGGAGTACATGGCCGAGCTTGCGCTGCGGAATATCCGGGAGAACGGTCTCGATGGGCGGGTGCGGATACTTCACGAGGATGTCCTGCGGCTACGGAAGCTCTTCGATGTCTCTTCCTTCGATCTCGTCCTTGCGAATCCTCCCTACCGAAGGCTGGGGACGGGGAAAGTGAGCCCGCGGGCAGGGCGCGATCTGGCGCGGCACGAATCGACTGCCACCCTGGCTGATTTCCTCGAAACAGCAAAGTTCCTGGTTCGCCCCGGAGGGAGCATCTGTCTGATCTCCCACCCCGTGCGCCTTGCCGAGCTGTTCAAGCTCTCATGCGAGCTGAAGCTGGCGCCATTGCGGTTGAGGATGGTCCATGGAACGAGCGAAGCGGAGGCGAGGATGTTTCTTGTGGAGCTGGCGAAGGGGCGGAAAGGGGACCTGAAAGTTCTACCCCCGCTGGTGGTCCGTGGGGCGGATGGCGATTACAGCGAAGAGGTGAAGCGGATGTACCGGGAAGGTGAGACTACTTTTTCTTCATCCGGTCCTGAAGATGGCGCGTCATGA
- a CDS encoding bifunctional 2-polyprenyl-6-hydroxyphenol methylase/3-demethylubiquinol 3-O-methyltransferase UbiG produces the protein MLKDKDDKMFFYDRFADDFDSVMNMYDTDRRLDVIFRELIPEDLQGKLLLDGGSGTGWFSREASVRGAAVVSLDVGENILSKVAAKCDSHKVVGSVLDIPFKSGHFDYVISTEVIEHTPDPKRAVMELSRVVKSGGTLVITVPNRVWHPAIAIANVLKLRPYEGYENWVGWPQLKAWVEASGCSVISMKGIHLFPFVVPQLNPVLRWFDRYGQSLGPLMLNICLKASKK, from the coding sequence ATGTTAAAAGACAAAGACGACAAGATGTTCTTTTACGACCGGTTCGCGGACGACTTCGACTCCGTGATGAACATGTACGACACGGATCGCCGGCTGGACGTGATTTTCAGGGAGCTCATTCCAGAGGATCTGCAGGGCAAGCTGCTGCTGGACGGCGGGAGCGGTACAGGCTGGTTCAGCAGGGAAGCCTCTGTGAGGGGAGCAGCCGTAGTTTCATTGGACGTCGGTGAAAATATTCTTTCGAAGGTCGCCGCGAAATGCGACTCGCATAAAGTTGTGGGTAGCGTGCTCGACATTCCCTTCAAAAGCGGGCATTTCGACTATGTAATCTCGACTGAGGTCATTGAGCATACCCCTGATCCGAAAAGAGCGGTCATGGAACTGAGCCGGGTCGTGAAGAGCGGTGGCACCTTGGTTATAACTGTGCCTAACAGGGTATGGCACCCTGCCATAGCTATCGCAAATGTTCTCAAGCTGAGGCCGTATGAAGGGTATGAGAACTGGGTTGGGTGGCCGCAGTTGAAGGCATGGGTAGAAGCTTCCGGCTGCTCCGTGATTTCGATGAAAGGGATTCATCTTTTTCCGTTCGTTGTTCCCCAGCTCAATCCTGTTTTGCGATGGTTCGACCGTTACGGCCAGTCCCTTGGACCGCTCATGCTCAACATATGCCTGAAGGCGAGTAAAAAATGA
- a CDS encoding glycosyltransferase family 2 protein, whose protein sequence is MSEKRISIVVPCHNEESNVGILLSRIMSTMSAIGLEYEVIFVDDGSTDRTLHVLKGLQDAHRNVRVVELSRNFGHQAAICAGLDTAKGDAVIMMDADLQHPPEVIAQLVMKWKEGFEVVYTVRNDPAGTPFLKKITARLFYRLVNLLAKIDIPYNSADFRLLDRKAAYHLLSLPEKTKFLRGLVNWIGFRRCGVTYEASLRNAGSTKYTFLKMLRFAIDGITSFSAFPLQLSTIMGMVVSLFSFAYAAYAIIMKLFSDYTIAGWASVLVSVLFLGGIQLMSLGIIGEYIDRIYTESKSRPMYIVRNIYGEDE, encoded by the coding sequence ATGAGTGAAAAGCGCATTTCCATTGTGGTGCCCTGTCATAATGAAGAGAGTAATGTCGGGATTCTGCTGAGCAGAATCATGTCCACTATGTCGGCTATAGGCCTTGAGTATGAGGTAATTTTTGTTGATGATGGAAGCACCGACAGGACGCTGCACGTGCTTAAAGGCCTGCAGGACGCACACCGTAATGTCAGAGTAGTGGAGCTTTCCAGGAACTTCGGGCATCAAGCCGCAATCTGTGCAGGTTTGGACACTGCCAAGGGGGATGCGGTTATAATGATGGATGCCGACCTTCAGCATCCCCCGGAAGTTATAGCCCAGCTCGTCATGAAATGGAAGGAGGGCTTCGAGGTTGTCTACACGGTAAGGAATGATCCCGCGGGGACACCCTTTCTCAAAAAAATCACGGCCCGCCTCTTTTACCGACTGGTCAACCTGCTCGCAAAGATAGACATTCCCTACAACAGCGCCGACTTCAGGCTTCTCGACAGAAAGGCTGCCTATCATCTCTTGTCGCTACCGGAGAAGACGAAGTTCTTGCGCGGACTGGTCAACTGGATAGGGTTCAGGAGGTGCGGAGTTACGTATGAGGCGTCTCTGCGCAATGCAGGCTCGACAAAATATACATTTCTCAAAATGTTGAGATTCGCTATAGACGGAATAACATCCTTTTCAGCGTTTCCGTTGCAGCTGTCTACCATAATGGGGATGGTGGTTTCCCTGTTCAGTTTTGCCTATGCCGCCTATGCCATAATTATGAAGCTATTTTCGGACTATACTATTGCGGGCTGGGCGTCGGTGCTCGTATCCGTACTGTTTCTCGGCGGAATCCAGCTTATGAGCCTCGGTATCATCGGTGAATATATTGACAGGATCTATACGGAATCCAAGTCGAGGCCCATGTACATAGTGCGCAATATCTATGGTGAAGATGAATGA